One genomic region from Candidatus Nitrosopumilus koreensis AR1 encodes:
- a CDS encoding cyclic nucleotide-binding/CBS domain-containing protein codes for MDNTFVNQVMNKNVLTAEKSTSLQDAAQEMNKLNVGCVIVTDNSKPIGIITERDFVTKVAAEGRPLFTEIGEVMSSPLITISPDETIWEASEMMKENLIHKLPVKEDEQIVGVITTTDIVRISSVGSDSQMRKICDQILMRMKDD; via the coding sequence ATGGACAATACATTTGTCAACCAAGTAATGAACAAAAATGTTCTCACAGCAGAAAAATCAACATCATTACAAGACGCAGCACAAGAGATGAATAAATTGAATGTAGGTTGTGTAATCGTTACAGATAATTCAAAACCAATTGGAATCATTACGGAGAGGGATTTTGTCACAAAAGTTGCTGCAGAAGGAAGACCACTATTTACAGAAATTGGAGAAGTGATGTCATCACCACTAATCACAATTAGTCCTGATGAAACAATTTGGGAAGCCTCAGAAATGATGAAAGAAAATTTAATTCACAAACTCCCAGTAAAAGAAGATGAGCAAATTGTAGGAGTGATTACGACTACAGATATTGTCAGAATTTCCAGTGTAGGTTCCGATTCTCAAATGCGTAAGATTTGTGATCAAATTCTAATGAGAATGAAAGATGATTGA